The proteins below come from a single Epinephelus moara isolate mb chromosome 19, YSFRI_EMoa_1.0, whole genome shotgun sequence genomic window:
- the edaradd gene encoding ectodysplasin-A receptor-associated adapter protein, whose translation MGDVSDPKMSSLRTYKEPFDITSSEPVEDTDTTSFVAEFSLEANYPVQVTDPNDAVTLHLSSMPSGCLCPSSNRIRQPVQDVEDCTCPISTSPDYPKELQLLKSPCEKCCCPAPPPKISDLMNDKDLLDLLRLKLDPNHCTIKNWKNFASRWGMSYDELTLLEHRTQGSLYHSPTQEFLLRYNQKTVTELTELCRIYQRIDVLRLLQSWIEKDWPSRWQKTH comes from the exons ACATAACCAGCTCTGAACCTGTGGAGGACACAGACACCACCAGCTTTGTGGCAGAATTT TCCCTGGAGGCCAATTATCCAGTGCAGGTGACAGATCCTAACG ATGCTGTGACACTCCACCTGAGCTCCATGCCCTCTGGATGCCTGTGTCCCTCCTCAAACAGAATAAGACAG CCAGTTCAAGATGTCGAAGATTGCACCTGCCCAATATCTACTTCACCAG ACTACCCCAAAGAACTGCAGTTACTAAAGAGTCCCTGTGAGAAGTGCTGCTGCCCAGCACCTCCTCCCAAGATCAGTGACCTCATGAATGACAAAGATCTCCTGGACTTACTGCGGCTCAAGCTGGACCCAAACCACTGCACCATCAAAAACTGGAAGAACTTTGCAAGTCGCTGGGGGATGAGCTACGATGAACTGACCCTGCTGGAGCACCGGACCCAGGGCTCCTTGTACCACAGCCCAACCCAGGAGTTCCTGCTGCGCTACAACCAGAAGACAGTCACCGAGCTCACTGAACTTTGCCGCATCTACCAGCGCATTGATGTGCTGCGACTGCTGCAGAGCTGGATTGAGAAGGACTGGCCGTCACGCTGGCAAAAGACTCATTGA
- the si:ch211-125o16.4 gene encoding neuroblast differentiation-associated protein AHNAK produces the protein MSGDSKSRHFSDSLVLDDSENGVVITGITDDTIAAKSGLQAGDEIVAATIHLDHLNKNEVLNILKALEPYDNNMKVLTKKELGASAGLGSLGMSLKDPVKMVDLKKDLSLDASAEAPVVSLDGLRGKLNAAQGLGGEIGGPTLNGDLPSLNLDDPLADAGTKFTVPSLELTGPDVKGDLDGSVKAPDVSVSTPKLNTPSSSLDIEKPEIKTGNLKYKAPKFTMPNFNLPHLKTPKADMDVSGDVNLPSVSGNVGTPDLDVSTPKLDLKSPDLDFNGPKVDLNGPGINLEPPNANIEAPSGKFKWPHQQWKFPKVKGPDADLTADLSAPNVSLNTPKIDGDLSAPDVDIKSPNLDVQTPDLDIDGPSSNTKWPHWKLKKPKLHGPKADVNVDANLNAPSVNASLPNVEDGINTPDIDINVPKADLKGPDVDVQTQNIDVEAPSGKINWPHLKWKKPKLQGPKADLDVDADLKGDVNVPNAELNLPKADLHSPNLDVQAPDLDVDTQSGTINWPHLKLKKPKHHSPKADMDLNADLSTPDVDLSLPKMDNEISTPAVDLNLAKAEADIKALDPAIEAPSGKIRFPTLKKPKFLLSGPKVKGPDVDLDADAKAPELSLSAPSVDGPDVDLSVPKADVDVNTPNVDIKVPSAKPKWPTFKKPKWTVSGPKVNGPDAGLDADISAPELNLSAPKNDVDINAPDVNLNLAKANVEGPGLDIDSPDVESPSGIFKWFNFKKPKFGTLKGPKGDIDADVKVPDMNFKATDVDLSAPDFSAPKIDSGIDTPDLNISMPNADVKGPDVDFNGPDIDPPEGKLKFPKLKLPQIKGPKVKGPELDADLKAPGIDASFDSPKGNVDIPNVDLKASDPSFSAPKIGLDAPDLDINLPKADVDLQAPQVDASAGKFKLPKLPKFDLSGPRVKRPSLDVDADSVSVPDIKAQIPDVKAPDLNLSVPTINRDLSSPDLVGDLKTDIDLSAPNLSTPNLRAPDLSLSSPKIDGNLLAPNTETTLPKAELGAPVTLKSPNADINLPKAELKQPDAQLKTPDLNLDSRLGEFNLPHYKLPKLDLSCPEVEVPSVNPSVEAGIKPPRVNMGTPTEDANISVPAVDLSVPNLEGDIKGPRAPTVDANLEKPKLSNLKFPKLSLPGSKIKAADVDTSANLEVSPDLEIKSPSVEGEISSTDLSVPKSPEVKTSLNTPDLDITPEADAEVKGSPKSKLRWPFKWGFRSGSGTDEEGSGLDSENDASNAEVEVPVFKIHRLPRNSIDGIGGIGDTLGLSKLDTEAKDYVISKGVRLPIVNATSKPGEKIDIMERLKMAKEKAPSANASPTEAKSDIDLKLAAPSLDVGASSETGDSSLARGGTFKVEKPESVLGLVAPEISTDENDKLSLGLSKMLGLNVKDSGAD, from the exons ATG AGTGGGGACAGCAAGAGTAGACATTTCTCAGACAGCCTGGTCCTAGACGATTCTGAGAATGGAGTCGTCATCACCGGAATCACAGATGACACAATCGCTGCAAAGAGTGGCCTACAAgctg GAGATGAGATTGTTGCAGCCACAATACACCTAGACCACCTCAACAAAAATGAGGTGCTTAACATCCTGAAGGCCCTGGAGCCATATGACAACAACATGAAGGTTCTCACAAAGAAGGAGCTAGGTGCCAGTGCTGGCCTTGGCTCCTTGGGAATGAGTCTCAAAGACCCTGTAAAG ATGGTTGACCTAAAGAAGGATCTGTCGCTGGATGCATCGGCTGAGGCACCAGTTGTTTCCCTTGATGGCCTGCGTGGAAAACTAAATGCTGCACAGGGTTTGGGGGGTGAAATAGGTGGTCCCACTCTCAATGGAGACCTTCCAAGTCTCAATCTAGATGACCCTTTAGCTGATGCTGGCACCAAGTTCACAGTGCCTTCCCTTGAACTGACTGGACCAGATGTAAAAGGAGATCTAGATGGTTCCGTGAAAGCACCTGATGTCAGTGTCTCAACTCCCAAGCTCAACACCCCCAGTTCCTCGCTTGACATTGAGAAACCAGAAATCAAGACAGGCAACCTGAAATACAAGGCACCAAAATTCACAATGCCGAACTTCAATCTGCCTCATCTCAAAACACCAAAAGCAGACATGGATGTTTCTGGTGACGTAAATCTCCCTTCTGTCAGTGGAAATGTGGGGACACCAGACCTCGATGTGTCAACCCCAAAATTAGATCTTAAAAGTCCAGATTTGGATTTCAATGGACCAAAAGTAGATCTGAATGGTCCTGGCATAAATTTAGAACCTCCAAATGCTAACATTGAGGCACCCTCTGGTAAATTCAAATGGCCCCATCAACAATGGAAATTTCCTAAAGTTAAAGGACCAGATGCTGACTTAACTGCTGACCTCTCTGCACCTAATGTCAGCCTCAATACACCAAAGATCGATGGGGATCTAAGTGCACCAGATGTTGACATCAAAAGCCCTAATCTAGATGTTCAAACCCCAGATCTTGACATTGATGGCCCATCTAGTAACACCAAATGGCCTCATTGGAAGTTAAAGAAACCCAAACTTCATGGCCCAAAAGCTGATGTGAACGTAGATGCGAACCTGAACGCACCCAGTGTCAATGCCTCTCTTCCAAATGTGGAGGATGGAATAAATACCCCAGATATTGACATAAATGTGCCGAAGGCTGACCTTAAAGGCCCTGATGTAGATGTGCAAACCCAAAATATTGATGTAGAGGCTCCATCTGGTAAAATCAACTGGCCTCATCTGAAATGGAAAAAGCCCAAACTTCAAGGGCCAAAAGCAGACTTGGATGTAGATGCAGACCTAAAGGGTGACGTGAATGTGCCGAATGCTGAGCTAAATCTCCCAAAAGCTGACCTTCACTCCCCCAATTTAGATGTTCAGGCCCCAGATCTTGACGTTGATACCCAATCAGGGACAATTAATTGGCCTCATCTGAAGCTGAAGAAACCAAAACATCATAGCCCCAAAGCTGATATGGACCTTAATGCTGATCTGAGCACACCAGATGTTGATCTCTCTCTTCCAAAAATGGATAATGAGATTAGCACACCAGCTGTCGATCTGAATTTAGCCAAAGCTGAAGCTGATATTAAAGCACTGGATCCTGCCATTGAGGCCCCCTCTGGTAAAATCAGATTCCCAACACTCAAAAAGCCCAAGTTTCTGCTTTCTGGGCCCAAGGTGAAAGGCCCAGATGTTGACCTTGATGCTGATGCTAAAGCACCTGAGCTCAGTCTctctgctccatcagttgatggACCTGATGTTGATTTGAGTGTACCCAAAGCTGATGTTGATGTTAACACACCAAATGTAGACATCAAAGTTCCTTCTGCGAAGCCCAAATGGCCTACTTTTAAAAAGCCGAAGTGGACAGTCTCAGGTCCTAAGGTTAATGGTCCAGATGCAGGTTTGGATGCTGATATTTCAGCCCCTGAGTTGAATCTCTCAGCTCCAAAGAATGATGTTGATATAAATGCACCAGATGTAAATCTAAACTTAGCAAAAGCTAACGTGGAAGGCCCCGGTTTAGATATTGATTCTCCAGATGTTGAAAGTCCTTCTGGAATATTTAAATGGTTCAACTTCAAAAAACCCAAATTTGGCACACTGAAGGGTCCAAAGGGTGACATTGATGCTGATGTAAAGGTACCAGACATGAACTTCAAGGCAACTGATGTGGATTTGAGTGCACCAGATTTTTCAGCACCAAAAATTGACAGTGGGATTGACACTCCAGACCTCAACATCAGCATGCCTAATGCTGATGTCAAAGGTCCAGATGTAGATTTTAATGGGCCAGATATTGACCCACCTGAGGGTAAACTGAAGTTTCCTAAACTTAAACTACCACAAATTAAAGGACCAAAAGTCAAGGGTCCTGAGTTGGATGCTGATTTAAAAGCACCGGGCATTGATGCCAGTTTTGACTCACCTAAAGGCAATGTGGATATACCTAATGTAGACCTAAAAGCATCAGATCCCTCCTTCTCTGCACCAAAAATTGGTCTTGACGCACCAGATCTTGACATCAACTTACCAAAAGCTGATGTGGACCTTCAAGCGCCACAGGTGGATGCCTCTGCTGGAAAATTCAAGCTCCCCAAATTACCGAAGTTTGACTTATCAGGGCCGAGGGTAAAAAGACCTAGTCTTGATGTTGATGCGGACAGTGTGTCTGTTCCTGATATTAAAGCGCAAATACCTGATGTCAAAGCACCTGACTTGAATCTTTCTGTCCCCACTATTAACAGAGATCTCAGTTCTCCAGATCTGGTTGGTGACCTTAAGACAGATATTGACCTTTCAGCCCCCAATCTTTCTACCCCAAACCTGAGAGCACCAGATCTCAGCCTGTCTTCACCAAAAATTGATGGAAACCTCTTAGCACCAAACACAGAAACCACATTGCCAAAAGCTGAACTAGGAGCACCTGTCACACTGAAGTCTCCAAATGCAGATATCAACCTGCCCAAAGCAGAGCTCAAACAACCTGATGCACAGTTAAAAACACCAGATCTAAATCTTGATTCCCGCCTCGGGGAGTTCAATTTGCCTCATTATAAGCTTCCAAAACTTGATCTTTCATGTCCTGAAGTAGAAGTTCCCAGTGTTAATCCATCAGTGGAGGCTGGAATCAAGCCACCAAGGGTCAACATGGGCACTCCTACAGAAGATGCCAACATCTCTGTTCCTGCAGTAGACTTgagtgtgccaaatttggagggAGATATCAAAGGACCCAGAGCTCCAACTGTAGATGCCAATCTTGAAAAGCCCAAATTGTCAAATTTGAAGTTTCCAAAGTTGAGCTTACCAGGGtctaaaataaaagcagcagatgTTGATACCAGTGCAAATCTTGAAGTCTCACCTGATTTGGAGATCAAATCTCCCAGTGTTGAAGGAGAGATCAGTTCAACTGATTTAAGTGTCCCAAAATCGCCTGAGGTGAAGACCAGCCTCAATACACCTGATCTGGATATCACACCTGAAGCAGATGCAGAAGTGAAAGGTTCTCCAAAAAGTAAGCTGAGATGGCCCTTCAAATGGGGATTCAGGTCTGGTTCTGGTACTGATGAAGAGGGAAGTGGTCTTGACTCTGAAAATGATGCATCTAATGCTGAGGTGGAGGTTCCTGTATTCAAAATCCACAGACTGCCCAGGAACAGCATTGATGGCATTGGAGGAATTGGTGATACCTTAGGCTTATCAAAACTTGACACAGAGGCAAAGGATTATGTCATCAGCAAAGGGGTCCGCTTGCCAATAGTAAATGCAACATCAAAACCAGGAGAGAAGATTGACATCATGGAGAGATTGAAAATGGCAAAGGAAAAAGCACCATCAGCTAATGCCTCACCAACTGAAGCGAAAAGTGATATTGATCTGAAGCTCGCTGCCCCCAGTCTTGATGTCGGTGCCTCCTCAGAAACAGGAGATTCCTCTTTGGCGAGAGGAGGTACTTTTAAAGTAGAAAAGCCAGAGTCAGTACTGGGCCTTGTAGCACCTGAAATTTCGACCGAtgaaaatgacaaattgtcattggGCCTCTCCAAAATGCTTGGCCTTAATGTCAAGGACTCAGGTGCTGACTGA